The following are from one region of the Arthrobacter sp. TMP15 genome:
- a CDS encoding aminodeoxychorismate lyase: MTVLVFLDPAHPAGRLADAASPTILATDQGVTRGDGIFESLLAIDGVPRKIQAHLDRFAVSANTMSLEIPAAKVWQAAITTALQAYAGATDQAVVKLVATRGPEGANTASAWVQVSEISPKLAQQRAQGLDVIFLERGYDSQIAARAPWLLMGAKTLSYALNMAALRYAHQQGADDVIFTSSDGLVLEGPTSSVLLAHITDEFGAPIKRLITPHLDTGILPGTTQGALFAAAKSAGWELGYGPVAPADLLDADAVWLISSLRLLAPVNTIDGTEIGTPKIRAELSTELGELLAKTL; the protein is encoded by the coding sequence ATGACAGTTTTGGTATTTTTGGACCCCGCCCATCCGGCAGGACGGTTGGCGGACGCCGCCTCGCCCACCATTTTGGCCACGGATCAGGGCGTCACCAGGGGAGATGGAATCTTCGAATCCCTCCTAGCCATTGACGGTGTCCCGCGCAAAATTCAGGCGCACCTTGACCGTTTTGCCGTATCCGCGAACACCATGAGCTTAGAGATACCCGCGGCAAAGGTATGGCAGGCGGCAATTACGACGGCGTTGCAGGCCTATGCTGGCGCCACCGACCAAGCCGTTGTGAAACTGGTAGCCACGCGTGGCCCCGAGGGAGCCAACACCGCCTCCGCTTGGGTGCAAGTCTCGGAAATTTCGCCAAAGCTGGCGCAACAAAGGGCCCAAGGTTTGGACGTTATTTTCTTGGAGCGTGGCTACGACAGCCAGATTGCCGCCCGCGCACCGTGGCTGCTGATGGGCGCTAAAACACTCTCCTACGCGCTCAACATGGCAGCCCTGCGGTATGCGCACCAGCAAGGTGCTGATGACGTGATCTTCACCAGCTCAGACGGATTGGTGTTGGAAGGCCCAACATCGTCGGTGCTTTTGGCCCACATTACAGATGAATTCGGTGCGCCCATCAAACGACTCATCACACCCCACTTAGACACGGGTATTTTGCCCGGCACCACCCAAGGGGCACTTTTTGCTGCTGCAAAGTCCGCCGGATGGGAGTTGGGATACGGCCCCGTTGCCCCAGCGGATTTGCTCGATGCAGACGCGGTGTGGCTCATCTCCAGCCTGCGCTTGTTGGCGCCGGTGAATACGATCGATGGCACGGAAATTGGTACCCCCAAGATCCGGGCAGAACTGAGCACCGAACTTGGGGAGCTATTGGCAAAAACCCTTTAG